One part of the [Pantoea] beijingensis genome encodes these proteins:
- a CDS encoding L,D-transpeptidase family protein yields the protein MKKSIRAIVTLALTVAAFSQSAFAVVYPLPAANSRLTGDKLEITVPQDSKLPLEAFAAQYQMGLSNLLEANPGVDVYLPKAGSKLIIPQQLILPDAPREGIVINSAEMRLYYYPKGTNTVVVLPIGIGELGKDTPVNWTTTVQRKKDGPTWTPTKKMHEEYTARGETLPAVFPAGPDNPMGLYALYIGRLYAIHGTNANFGIGLRVSHGCVRLRADDIKWLFDNVPVGTRVQFIDQPIKATVEPDGSRYVEIHNPLSMTEEQFNSRTPVPLTITSAVGQIVGDASVNQSAMDQALKIRSGMPTKINGPAEDSLPAPVTVPEAEGALPKEEPMTPVTPQGANVEDPNAAVSSDESADSDSTSVEVAQPETPTDSENKS from the coding sequence ATGAAAAAGAGCATTCGCGCGATCGTTACATTAGCACTGACAGTGGCGGCATTTAGCCAATCTGCTTTTGCTGTGGTTTATCCGCTTCCGGCAGCGAACAGCCGCCTGACGGGTGATAAACTCGAAATTACCGTTCCACAAGACAGCAAACTTCCCCTGGAAGCCTTTGCCGCCCAGTATCAAATGGGACTCAGTAACCTGCTGGAAGCCAATCCGGGCGTGGATGTCTATTTGCCAAAAGCGGGTAGTAAGCTGATCATTCCTCAGCAGTTGATCCTGCCAGACGCCCCCCGTGAAGGCATCGTAATAAACAGCGCGGAAATGCGTCTGTATTATTATCCGAAAGGTACGAATACCGTGGTCGTGCTGCCGATCGGTATCGGCGAATTAGGCAAAGATACTCCGGTTAACTGGACCACTACCGTACAACGTAAAAAAGATGGTCCAACCTGGACTCCAACCAAAAAGATGCATGAAGAGTACACCGCACGCGGTGAAACACTGCCTGCCGTCTTCCCTGCCGGACCAGATAACCCAATGGGGCTTTATGCGCTCTATATTGGCCGTCTTTATGCTATCCACGGTACCAACGCTAACTTTGGCATTGGTTTGCGCGTTAGTCATGGTTGTGTGCGTTTACGCGCTGATGACATTAAATGGCTGTTTGACAACGTGCCGGTTGGTACACGCGTACAGTTTATCGACCAACCGATAAAAGCTACCGTTGAACCCGACGGCTCGCGCTATGTTGAAATCCATAATCCGCTGTCGATGACGGAAGAACAGTTTAATTCCAGAACACCGGTTCCACTGACGATCACCTCTGCGGTAGGCCAAATTGTTGGCGACGCCAGCGTCAATCAGAGCGCGATGGATCAGGCATTAAAAATACGTTCAGGGATGCCGACCAAAATTAACGGCCCGGCAGAAGATAGCCTGCCAGCACCGGTGACGGTGCCAGAGGCTGAAGGGGCGTTGCCAAAAGAAGAGCCGATGACGCCTGTCACCCCTCAGGGTGCTAACGTTGAGGACCCTAATGCAGCTGTCTCAAGCGATGAGTCAGCAGATTCGGACTCCACTTCAGTTGAAGTTGCACAACCTGAAACACCGACCGATAGCGAAAACAAATCGTAA
- a CDS encoding Yip1 family protein — protein sequence MNHVWGLLSHPDREMHSIKQENETVSHHYSHHVLIMAAIPVICAFIGTTQLGWNFGAGRTVQLSPFTAIGLAILFYILILGAVALMGRVIYWMARNYPQRPSLQRCTVFAGYVATPLFISGIVALYPLVWLCVLVGALALVYTGYLLYVGIPTFLNIDREESLRFSGSTLAIGILVFEVLLALTVILWGYGYRLF from the coding sequence ATGAATCATGTCTGGGGACTTTTATCGCATCCCGATCGTGAGATGCACAGCATCAAGCAGGAAAATGAAACCGTTTCACACCATTATTCACATCATGTACTGATTATGGCGGCAATCCCGGTAATCTGCGCTTTTATCGGTACGACTCAGTTGGGATGGAATTTTGGTGCAGGCAGAACGGTACAACTTTCACCCTTCACGGCTATCGGACTGGCGATCCTGTTTTATATTCTGATTCTTGGAGCCGTTGCCCTCATGGGACGTGTTATTTACTGGATGGCACGTAACTATCCACAACGTCCGTCACTTCAGCGCTGTACGGTCTTTGCCGGTTATGTTGCCACGCCGCTCTTTATCAGCGGTATTGTCGCGCTCTATCCGCTGGTTTGGTTGTGTGTATTAGTGGGGGCGCTGGCGCTGGTCTATACCGGTTATCTGCTTTATGTCGGCATTCCAACCTTCCTGAATATTGACCGTGAAGAGAGCCTGCGTTTCTCCGGCTCGACGCTGGCCATAGGTATTTTGGTATTTGAAGTGTTGCTGGCCCTGACGGTCATTTTGTGGGGCTATGGTTATCGTCTGTTTTAA
- a CDS encoding glycoside hydrolase family 15 protein, whose translation MKHVKRNIADHGIIGDLRTCALIASDGTIDYFCWPNLDSPSVFTALLDSDEAGLFSITPDWPEARRQQLYLPDTNILQTRWLDKQGVAEITDYMPICEEQDKQPRIIRRIKMVHGEARFQLRCAPVHDYARANTQASVKGGLATFSAPGQPPLCLASTVELQLEGAAAVSSFTLKAGEHAEFMFGCAEDKHLEHLETEFCFRETLEYWRQWASKSNYHGRWQEMVNRSALVLKLLTSWQHGSIAAAATFGLPEELGGERNWDYRASWIRDASFSMYALMRLGYVSEAKHFTQWVGRCVENSHHDEARLQVMYRLDSGTELHEIELLNLSGYANSMPVRIGNDAWQQTQLDIYGELMDAVYLANKYGEAISHRGWSNVCRMIDYVCENWNQPDAGIWEMRGEPQHFLHSRLMCWVALDRALRLGMKRSLSMPYERWDRIRSEIRADIWNNFWNEEHGHFTSTRHGQFLDASMLLMPLVRFVGATDPEWIATLDAIKEKLVSDGMVRRYNMDETPADGLEGEEGSFAACSFWYVECLARAGRVEEAHFEFEKLLSYANPLGLYAEEFDHHGYALGNTPQALSHLALISTAFFLNRKLSGQDPLWQP comes from the coding sequence ATGAAGCACGTAAAACGAAATATTGCGGACCACGGTATTATTGGTGATTTACGCACCTGTGCCCTCATCGCCTCTGATGGCACTATCGATTATTTCTGCTGGCCGAATCTTGATAGCCCTTCAGTATTTACTGCATTACTGGACAGTGATGAGGCTGGCTTGTTTAGCATCACGCCCGACTGGCCAGAAGCCCGGCGTCAGCAGCTCTACCTGCCCGATACCAATATCCTGCAAACACGGTGGCTGGATAAACAGGGTGTGGCGGAAATCACCGATTACATGCCAATTTGTGAAGAACAGGATAAGCAGCCGCGCATCATTCGGCGAATCAAGATGGTACATGGCGAAGCCCGCTTTCAACTGCGCTGCGCGCCAGTGCATGATTATGCCCGCGCCAATACGCAAGCCAGTGTGAAAGGCGGTTTGGCAACGTTTTCAGCTCCGGGTCAGCCCCCTCTTTGTCTGGCCAGCACCGTTGAACTGCAGTTGGAAGGGGCTGCTGCCGTTAGCTCCTTTACGTTAAAAGCAGGGGAACACGCTGAATTTATGTTTGGCTGTGCGGAAGATAAGCACCTTGAGCACCTGGAGACCGAATTTTGCTTTCGCGAAACCCTGGAGTACTGGCGACAATGGGCCAGTAAAAGTAATTATCACGGTCGCTGGCAAGAGATGGTTAACCGCTCAGCATTGGTACTTAAGCTGTTGACCTCATGGCAACACGGTTCCATTGCCGCCGCCGCAACGTTCGGACTACCGGAGGAGTTAGGCGGTGAGCGCAACTGGGATTACCGCGCGTCATGGATCCGTGATGCATCCTTCAGCATGTATGCACTCATGCGCCTGGGTTACGTGTCTGAAGCGAAACATTTTACCCAATGGGTAGGTCGCTGCGTCGAAAATAGTCACCATGATGAAGCTCGATTGCAGGTCATGTATCGGCTCGACAGCGGGACCGAACTCCACGAGATTGAGCTTCTTAACCTTTCAGGTTACGCCAACTCAATGCCGGTTAGGATCGGCAACGATGCCTGGCAGCAAACCCAGCTTGATATCTATGGCGAACTGATGGACGCCGTTTATCTGGCGAACAAATACGGCGAGGCTATTTCGCATCGTGGCTGGAGTAACGTATGCCGAATGATCGACTACGTGTGTGAAAACTGGAATCAACCGGATGCCGGTATCTGGGAGATGCGCGGCGAACCCCAGCACTTTCTCCATTCACGTCTGATGTGCTGGGTGGCACTGGATCGCGCGCTGCGCCTTGGTATGAAACGTTCGCTTTCCATGCCTTATGAACGCTGGGACCGCATTCGCAGCGAGATCCGCGCGGACATCTGGAATAATTTCTGGAACGAAGAGCATGGGCACTTTACTTCCACGCGCCACGGGCAATTTCTTGATGCTTCCATGCTACTGATGCCGCTGGTACGCTTTGTTGGCGCAACCGATCCCGAATGGATTGCCACGCTGGATGCCATCAAAGAGAAACTGGTCAGCGATGGAATGGTAAGACGTTATAACATGGATGAAACCCCCGCCGATGGCCTGGAAGGCGAAGAAGGCTCTTTTGCCGCGTGTTCGTTCTGGTACGTTGAATGTCTGGCCCGTGCCGGACGGGTTGAAGAAGCCCATTTTGAATTCGAAAAACTGCTTAGTTATGCCAATCCTCTTGGCCTGTACGCAGAAGAATTCGACCATCACGGCTATGCGCTCGGTAATACACCTCAAGCATTGAGTCATCTTGCTTTAATTAGCACCGCCTTCTTTTTAAACAGAAAGCTCAGCGGGCAAGACCCTTTGTGGCAGCCGTAA
- a CDS encoding DedA family protein — protein MHIDVNGLITQYGYWALLLGCMAEGETFTLLGGVAAHEGLLRYVWVVLVAMLGGIIGDQLLFVIGRYYGTAILSRFKRHQKQMTKANSMIRRRPTLFVIGVRFMYGFRLIGPIIIGASRLNPLKFFLLNITGALLWSLIFVSLGYFAGEMIAPWLHKLDQHLKHLLWAGAALVAVWGARFAFKRWNSKREE, from the coding sequence TTGCATATTGATGTCAATGGATTAATTACGCAGTACGGTTACTGGGCGCTATTGTTGGGTTGCATGGCTGAGGGTGAAACCTTTACGCTGCTCGGCGGTGTCGCTGCCCATGAGGGACTGCTGCGTTATGTTTGGGTCGTTCTGGTTGCCATGCTGGGCGGCATAATTGGCGATCAGCTATTATTTGTGATCGGGCGCTATTATGGAACCGCGATACTGAGCCGTTTTAAAAGGCACCAGAAACAAATGACCAAAGCCAATAGCATGATCCGTCGCCGCCCAACGCTGTTCGTTATCGGCGTACGATTCATGTATGGTTTTCGCCTTATTGGCCCCATCATTATCGGTGCCAGCCGTCTGAACCCACTCAAGTTTTTTCTGCTTAACATTACTGGCGCCCTGCTTTGGTCGCTGATCTTTGTTTCACTCGGCTACTTTGCGGGCGAGATGATCGCGCCATGGCTGCATAAGTTGGATCAACACCTTAAACATTTGCTGTGGGCAGGCGCAGCATTGGTGGCAGTCTGGGGAGCACGCTTTGCTTTTAAACGCTGGAATAGTAAGCGAGAAGAATAA
- a CDS encoding SDR family oxidoreductase has translation MNPSANRVAIVTASDSGIGQASAIMLAQQGYDVGITWRSDIAGAEETARQVREAGKRAEVEQLDLADPVVGGKALESLIARFGRIDVLVNNAGTNIKADFLDTTFADWRSVFSVDVDGAFICGQIAARLMVKQGEGGRIINITSVHEHTPLPGSVAYTAAKHALGGLTKSMALSLIPHNILVNAVAPGAIATPMNDMDNADVHQQAIPEIPAGRPGDTREIASMVAWLCSPWSSYTTGQSFIIDGGFSLANPQYFIRH, from the coding sequence ATGAATCCGTCAGCAAACAGAGTGGCAATCGTAACGGCATCTGATTCCGGTATAGGTCAGGCTTCGGCAATTATGCTGGCTCAGCAGGGATATGATGTTGGCATTACCTGGCGCTCGGATATTGCAGGCGCTGAGGAAACGGCAAGACAAGTCCGTGAAGCAGGCAAACGCGCTGAGGTTGAGCAGTTGGATCTTGCCGATCCGGTAGTCGGTGGTAAAGCGCTGGAATCGCTGATCGCCCGGTTCGGACGTATCGATGTGCTGGTGAATAACGCGGGAACAAACATTAAGGCCGATTTCCTTGATACAACCTTCGCCGACTGGCGCAGCGTGTTTAGCGTTGACGTGGATGGGGCTTTTATTTGTGGGCAGATCGCCGCCCGACTTATGGTCAAACAGGGGGAGGGAGGGCGCATTATCAATATCACATCGGTACATGAACATACGCCATTACCGGGATCGGTTGCCTATACGGCGGCGAAACATGCGCTTGGCGGGCTAACCAAATCGATGGCGCTTAGCCTGATACCGCATAACATACTGGTTAATGCCGTGGCACCGGGGGCGATTGCCACGCCAATGAATGATATGGATAATGCGGATGTCCATCAGCAGGCGATCCCTGAAATACCTGCCGGGAGGCCGGGTGACACGCGAGAAATTGCCAGCATGGTGGCGTGGCTCTGTTCGCCGTGGTCAAGTTATACCACCGGGCAGTCCTTTATTATTGATGGCGGATTTAGCTTAGCGAATCCACAATATTTTATACGTCACTAA
- a CDS encoding DUF3772 domain-containing protein, which translates to MSKLLIIIRVLLLALVASTSAFSMAADTSSAQTPDGESVAPKVNAAVELPKMQKILDKIKGQVSGENNQNKLDQLNEMALELSGNADTLAQALIPQRAQVNAQLAVLGPAPTADSGVKETAEVTQKRSSLENQKTKLDEQIKQSDAIKSGAFNLSAQIVNLRRDALKTQLALNSGSIFGPRFWAPWFGSQEQDIKKINAFSEELFSTAALSWEPGWRFGTVAWILAALLVATLGRRYCEEFLAWISINVMPEGRLRRSFLAATVALTTLIAVVLAFNFLDFAMTRRDEVSDDVQAFIDKLVQLSVFCGLIAGLGRAFLSNRRPSWRLPTISNDVALALKPFPPLTAALVFVFQTLEDFNSSVGTSISTTIWANGLTALLIGSTALSISLRTSRVRRRMTHEGQHPEAKSMLVGLLQMAMTLTGIAILASLVIGYVTLGRFLSYELIWTGIVFSSLYLLSHLVTDLCEALLSTNNTTGKRIQASLNIDARHLSQAAALLSAIGKTCLILFAAVALLNGTFGTSTPLELLQKALEFWGGKGLESLNIVPAHMVNALICLIVGIYVLRAVKRWLDKDFLPKTTMDIGMRVSLVTLFSNIGYVLVILLTLSTMGLQWNKLAWIVSALSVGIGFGLQEIVKNFISGLILLTERPVKVGDLVSISGIEGDIRRINVRATEIQLSDKSTVIVPNSQLISQNVRNATMGNAQGVATITLTFPLDIDPVLVRQLLLDVYHENERILETPEPSVSFKDLTPSGIVLSVTGNVGSPRQVSGAKSDLLFDILTRLRKEGVVLSTPQSMVIERKSGNVVVKESTEE; encoded by the coding sequence ATGTCAAAGTTGTTAATTATTATTCGTGTTTTATTACTGGCACTGGTCGCGTCGACATCAGCATTCAGTATGGCAGCGGATACGTCATCGGCGCAGACACCTGACGGTGAAAGCGTCGCGCCCAAGGTTAACGCTGCAGTTGAACTGCCGAAGATGCAGAAAATCCTTGATAAAATCAAAGGGCAAGTATCGGGTGAAAATAACCAGAACAAGCTCGATCAGCTAAATGAAATGGCGCTGGAGCTGTCGGGTAATGCGGATACGCTCGCCCAGGCATTGATTCCACAGCGCGCGCAGGTCAATGCTCAACTGGCGGTATTGGGCCCTGCGCCCACGGCAGATAGCGGCGTGAAAGAAACGGCGGAGGTGACGCAGAAGCGTTCCTCGCTGGAAAATCAAAAAACAAAGCTGGACGAGCAGATCAAGCAGTCGGATGCGATCAAAAGTGGTGCGTTCAATCTGTCTGCACAAATTGTTAATTTGCGCAGAGATGCGCTAAAAACGCAGTTGGCATTAAACTCCGGCAGTATTTTTGGCCCACGTTTCTGGGCCCCATGGTTTGGGTCGCAGGAACAGGATATCAAAAAAATCAATGCATTCTCAGAGGAATTGTTCTCTACCGCCGCACTCTCCTGGGAGCCGGGTTGGCGTTTCGGTACCGTAGCCTGGATTCTTGCTGCCTTACTGGTGGCGACCTTAGGCCGCCGCTATTGTGAGGAGTTCCTGGCCTGGATTAGCATTAACGTCATGCCTGAAGGGCGTTTGCGCCGCAGTTTTCTTGCCGCAACGGTGGCATTAACCACGCTTATCGCTGTGGTGCTTGCCTTTAACTTCCTTGATTTTGCCATGACCCGACGCGATGAAGTGTCGGACGACGTGCAGGCTTTCATCGATAAACTGGTGCAGCTTAGCGTCTTCTGCGGCTTGATTGCCGGCCTTGGACGGGCATTTCTCTCGAATCGCCGACCTTCATGGCGTTTGCCGACTATCTCGAACGATGTCGCACTGGCGCTGAAACCCTTTCCGCCATTGACCGCAGCATTAGTCTTCGTTTTTCAGACGCTGGAAGACTTTAACAGCAGCGTTGGCACCAGTATTAGTACCACCATCTGGGCCAACGGTTTAACCGCTCTGCTCATCGGTTCAACTGCACTTTCCATCAGTCTCCGCACCAGCCGCGTGCGGCGCAGAATGACGCATGAAGGACAGCATCCTGAAGCCAAGTCGATGCTGGTGGGGTTGTTGCAGATGGCGATGACGTTAACCGGCATCGCTATTCTGGCATCGCTGGTTATCGGTTACGTTACGCTGGGGCGCTTTCTCAGTTATGAATTGATCTGGACAGGAATAGTATTCAGTTCACTTTATCTGCTTAGCCACCTGGTCACCGATCTTTGTGAAGCACTGTTATCGACCAACAATACCACCGGAAAACGGATTCAGGCATCGCTGAATATTGATGCGCGCCACCTGTCTCAGGCCGCTGCGTTGCTGTCTGCCATCGGAAAGACCTGTCTGATTTTGTTTGCTGCCGTTGCGCTGCTTAACGGTACTTTTGGAACCTCAACCCCTCTTGAGCTGCTGCAAAAAGCACTGGAGTTCTGGGGGGGCAAGGGACTGGAATCGCTGAATATTGTTCCTGCGCATATGGTCAACGCATTAATTTGCCTGATCGTCGGTATCTATGTGCTGCGGGCGGTGAAGCGCTGGTTGGATAAGGACTTCTTGCCAAAAACCACTATGGATATTGGTATGAGGGTGTCATTAGTCACCCTGTTTAGCAATATCGGGTATGTGCTGGTGATTTTGCTGACGCTGTCGACCATGGGGCTGCAGTGGAACAAGCTGGCATGGATCGTCAGCGCGTTATCGGTGGGTATCGGTTTTGGTCTACAGGAAATTGTTAAGAACTTTATTTCGGGACTGATATTGCTGACTGAACGCCCGGTTAAAGTCGGCGATCTGGTGAGCATCAGCGGTATTGAAGGGGATATTCGCCGCATTAACGTGCGTGCGACCGAGATTCAATTAAGTGATAAATCCACGGTTATCGTGCCGAATTCACAGCTGATCTCTCAGAATGTGCGCAACGCCACGATGGGTAATGCGCAGGGTGTGGCAACCATTACCTTAACCTTTCCACTGGATATCGATCCGGTGTTGGTTCGCCAACTCTTGCTTGACGTTTACCACGAAAATGAGCGTATCCTTGAAACACCGGAGCCGTCAGTTTCCTTTAAGGACCTGACGCCTTCCGGCATTGTATTGAGCGTAACCGGGAATGTGGGTAGCCCGCGTCAGGTCAGCGGTGCGAAAAGCGATCTGCTCTTTGATATCCTTACGCGCCTGCGCAAAGAGGGCGTAGTGCTCTCAACGCCGCAGAGTATGGTGATTGAGCGTAAAAGCGGCAATGTCGTGGTGAAAGAGAGTACTGAAGAGTAG
- the pbpG gene encoding D-alanyl-D-alanine endopeptidase gives MPAKIRYSLLSLALLFSGQGILNQAVASPRLAEMAPMSQPEIASGSAMIIDLNTNKVLYASHPDRVRPIASLTKLMTAMVVLDAHQPLDEILSVDVSHTPEMRGVFSRVRLNSEISRKNMLLLALMSSENRAAASLAHHYPGGYDAFIRAMNAKARSLGMNNTRYVEPTGLSIHNVSTARDLTRLLIATKSYPLIGQLSTTHEDMATFAHPNYTLPFRNTNHLVYKPDWNIQLTKTGFTDEAGHCLVMRTVIKQRPVALVVLDAFGKYTHFADANRLRDWIETGKSAPVPASALSYKKQKAAQVARNTAGAE, from the coding sequence ATGCCTGCAAAAATTCGTTATTCGCTGCTGAGCCTGGCTCTTTTATTTTCTGGTCAGGGTATCCTGAATCAGGCTGTTGCCAGCCCCCGTTTGGCTGAAATGGCCCCCATGTCACAACCGGAAATCGCTTCCGGCAGCGCCATGATTATCGACTTGAATACCAATAAAGTGCTGTATGCGAGTCACCCCGATCGCGTCAGGCCGATTGCCTCACTGACCAAGCTAATGACGGCGATGGTGGTGCTGGATGCTCACCAACCGCTGGATGAGATACTCAGTGTGGATGTGAGCCATACGCCCGAGATGCGCGGCGTATTTTCCCGGGTACGATTGAACAGTGAAATCAGCCGTAAAAATATGCTGCTGCTGGCGCTCATGTCCTCAGAAAATCGTGCGGCGGCGAGCCTTGCACATCATTACCCCGGGGGATATGACGCATTTATCCGTGCGATGAATGCTAAAGCGCGTTCGTTGGGGATGAACAATACCCGTTATGTTGAGCCCACAGGCTTGTCAATTCATAACGTTTCCACCGCGCGTGACTTAACGAGGTTATTGATTGCGACAAAAAGTTATCCATTAATTGGTCAACTGAGCACCACACATGAGGATATGGCGACGTTTGCCCATCCGAATTACACCCTGCCGTTTCGTAATACCAACCATCTGGTTTATAAACCGGACTGGAATATTCAACTAACCAAAACGGGTTTTACCGATGAGGCCGGCCATTGTCTGGTGATGCGCACGGTAATTAAACAGCGTCCAGTGGCATTAGTGGTGTTGGATGCTTTTGGTAAATACACCCATTTTGCCGATGCAAACCGTCTGCGCGACTGGATCGAGACGGGAAAATCAGCACCGGTACCGGCATCGGCTCTCAGTTACAAAAAGCAGAAAGCGGCGCAGGTAGCCCGTAATACTGCAGGTGCTGAGTAA
- a CDS encoding inorganic phosphate transporter: MSENSTISSVATSSGQPPIYRKSGRTSILIFILLLILGIAYASVNLFNDVQDTGESITSYTPFLLLGLALLIALGFEFVNGFHDTANAVATVIYTRSLTPTFAVIWSGFFNFLGVLLSSGIVAFGIISLLPVELILQAGNGSGFAMVYALLFSAIIWNLGTWWLGLPASSSHTLIGSIIGVGVANALIHGRSGTSGVDWDQAITVGYALLLSPAVGFICAALLLLAMKVFIKNRQLYEAPKDNAPPPLWIRGLLILTCTGVSFAHGSNDGQKGMGLIMLILVGTMPIAYALNRTLPPEQIPRVAALAAVTEQALLRQYPARPQMSAPRSVLQEYVRTGELAPDVIPALAMLTGSIGTEIRRYGNVSEIPAQAVSNTRNDMYLASETIKHLNNDEVKFAPDTQQNLTAMKSELDNATRFIPFWVKVVVAIALGLGTMVGWRRIVVTVGEKIGKSHLSYAQGASAELVAMATIGAADAFGLPVSTTHVLASGVAGTMAANHSGLQMSTLRNLAMAWVLTLPVSILLSAVLYWLFTRI, from the coding sequence ATGAGTGAAAACAGCACAATTTCATCGGTAGCAACGTCATCAGGTCAGCCGCCTATTTATCGCAAAAGCGGCCGGACATCGATCCTCATCTTTATATTGTTATTAATCCTCGGCATTGCTTATGCGAGCGTTAATTTGTTTAACGATGTTCAGGACACGGGCGAGAGTATCACCAGCTACACGCCTTTCCTGTTATTGGGACTCGCTCTGCTTATCGCATTGGGATTTGAATTCGTTAACGGTTTTCACGATACCGCGAATGCAGTGGCAACGGTTATTTATACCCGTTCATTGACACCGACCTTTGCGGTTATCTGGTCAGGTTTTTTTAATTTCCTTGGCGTGCTCCTTTCCAGCGGTATTGTGGCATTTGGCATTATTTCACTGCTACCCGTTGAGCTGATCCTGCAAGCGGGAAATGGTAGTGGTTTCGCCATGGTATATGCCCTGCTGTTCTCCGCTATTATCTGGAATTTAGGCACCTGGTGGCTGGGTCTTCCTGCATCATCATCTCATACGCTTATTGGTTCAATCATTGGCGTCGGCGTGGCAAACGCGTTAATTCATGGACGAAGCGGCACCAGCGGTGTCGATTGGGATCAGGCAATCACTGTGGGGTACGCACTGCTGCTATCGCCCGCCGTTGGCTTTATCTGCGCCGCTCTGCTGCTGCTGGCAATGAAAGTCTTCATCAAAAATCGCCAACTTTACGAAGCACCAAAAGATAACGCACCGCCGCCGCTATGGATCCGAGGCCTGCTTATTTTAACTTGTACCGGCGTCTCTTTTGCCCACGGCTCTAACGATGGGCAAAAAGGTATGGGCTTAATTATGCTCATTCTGGTTGGGACCATGCCGATCGCTTATGCTTTGAACCGCACCCTACCACCGGAACAAATTCCACGCGTAGCGGCACTGGCGGCGGTAACAGAACAAGCGTTGCTGCGTCAGTATCCTGCCAGACCGCAAATGTCGGCACCGCGATCCGTATTGCAGGAATATGTACGGACAGGCGAACTGGCCCCCGATGTTATTCCGGCGTTAGCCATGCTGACTGGCAGCATCGGAACGGAGATAAGACGCTATGGCAACGTCTCTGAGATCCCGGCACAGGCCGTCTCTAACACCCGAAATGATATGTATCTCGCTTCTGAAACCATCAAGCATCTGAATAACGATGAGGTCAAATTCGCCCCTGATACCCAGCAGAATTTAACGGCGATGAAGAGCGAGCTGGATAACGCAACGCGCTTTATTCCTTTCTGGGTTAAGGTCGTCGTGGCGATTGCGTTAGGACTTGGCACTATGGTTGGTTGGCGACGCATCGTCGTCACGGTAGGTGAGAAAATTGGTAAATCTCATCTATCGTATGCGCAGGGCGCCAGTGCTGAACTGGTTGCAATGGCGACCATTGGTGCTGCCGATGCTTTTGGCCTGCCAGTATCAACAACCCATGTGCTGGCATCGGGTGTAGCGGGCACCATGGCCGCCAATCACTCAGGTCTGCAAATGTCGACGCTCCGTAACCTGGCAATGGCATGGGTGCTAACCTTACCGGTCTCAATTCTGCTTTCTGCGGTACTTTACTGGTTGTTTACCCGTATTTAG